A genomic window from Salvia miltiorrhiza cultivar Shanhuang (shh) chromosome 5, IMPLAD_Smil_shh, whole genome shotgun sequence includes:
- the LOC130986797 gene encoding actin-related protein 2/3 complex subunit 4 isoform X2, whose protein sequence is MANSLRLYLTCIRNTLEAALCLQNFPCQEVERHNKPEVELKTSPELLLNPVLICRNEAEKCLIETSINSLRISLKVKQADELENILTKKFLRFLSMRAEAFQVLRRKPVQGYDISFLITNYHCEDMQKQKLIEFIVQFMEENWLGICAFLFWLHRT, encoded by the exons ATG GCGAACTCATTGCGATTGTACCTAACATGCATTCGGAACACTCTAGAGGCCGCCTTGTGCTTGCAG AATTTTCCCTGTCAAGAAGTGGAAAGGCACAATAAACCAGAAGTTGAACTCAA GACCAGTCCAGAGCTTCTACTGAATCCA GTTCTGATATGTAGAAATGAAGCCGAGAAATGTTTGATAGAAACATCTATAAATTCGTTGCGTATAAGCCTTAAG GTTAAGCAAGCAGATGAACTTGAGAACATACTGACAAAGAAGTTTCTTAGATTTTTGTCCATGAGAGCAGAAGCATTTCAAGTATTAAGGAGAAAACCTGTGCAG GGGTATGACATCAGTTTTCTCATTACCAATTATCACTGCGAGGACATGCAGAAGCAGAAACTGATAGAATTTATAGTTCAATTCATGGAG GAAAACTGGCTGGGAATATGCGCATTCTTGTTTTGGCTTCACAGAACTTAG
- the LOC130986797 gene encoding actin-related protein 2/3 complex subunit 4 isoform X1 codes for MANSLRLYLTCIRNTLEAALCLQNFPCQEVERHNKPEVELKTSPELLLNPVLICRNEAEKCLIETSINSLRISLKVKQADELENILTKKFLRFLSMRAEAFQVLRRKPVQGYDISFLITNYHCEDMQKQKLIEFIVQFMEDIDKEISELKLSVNTRGRLVATEFLKQFI; via the exons ATG GCGAACTCATTGCGATTGTACCTAACATGCATTCGGAACACTCTAGAGGCCGCCTTGTGCTTGCAG AATTTTCCCTGTCAAGAAGTGGAAAGGCACAATAAACCAGAAGTTGAACTCAA GACCAGTCCAGAGCTTCTACTGAATCCA GTTCTGATATGTAGAAATGAAGCCGAGAAATGTTTGATAGAAACATCTATAAATTCGTTGCGTATAAGCCTTAAG GTTAAGCAAGCAGATGAACTTGAGAACATACTGACAAAGAAGTTTCTTAGATTTTTGTCCATGAGAGCAGAAGCATTTCAAGTATTAAGGAGAAAACCTGTGCAG GGGTATGACATCAGTTTTCTCATTACCAATTATCACTGCGAGGACATGCAGAAGCAGAAACTGATAGAATTTATAGTTCAATTCATGGAG GACATCGATAAAGAGATTAGTGAACTGAAATTGTCTGTGAATACACGAGGGAGGCTCGTTGCTACGGAGTTCCTGAAGCAATTCATCTGA